The following coding sequences lie in one Oceanicola sp. 502str15 genomic window:
- a CDS encoding aspartate aminotransferase family protein, which produces MNRHSPNSPEARDIAYHLHSYTNAELHQDVGPTVIERGEGIHVWDNQGKRYVEALAGLWSVAVGFGEERLVEAAAAQMKQLPYYQTFAHRSHGPAIDLAEKLVSIAPVPMSKAYFTNSGSEANDTVVKFLWYRANALGKPEKKKIISRLRGYHGVTVASASLTGLPYNHRSFDLPLPGILHTTCPHFWKEGQDGETEEEFASRCAADLDAMIQAEGPDTIAAFIGEPVMGAGGVVVPPKGYWEKIQAVLSQYDILLVADEVICGFGRTGNLWGSQTFDIKPDIMVSSKQITSSYFPLSAVLLNERAYAPIQDESGRIGTLGHGVTGAGHPVGAAVALENIAIIEERGLVANAARQGEPLRAGLKKLAEEFDLVGEMRGIGLIAALEMDPAKAKGEHAVGAMGNAMNKALMHHGVIARNLGDTIAFCPPMIIDEQGVAEILTGVEAALKDVSVELG; this is translated from the coding sequence AGGCATTCATGTGTGGGACAATCAGGGTAAACGCTATGTCGAGGCGCTGGCCGGGCTCTGGTCGGTGGCCGTGGGCTTTGGCGAGGAGCGGCTGGTCGAGGCGGCGGCGGCGCAGATGAAGCAGCTGCCCTATTACCAGACTTTCGCGCACCGCTCCCACGGCCCTGCGATCGACCTTGCAGAGAAGCTGGTCAGCATCGCGCCCGTACCGATGAGCAAGGCCTATTTCACCAACTCCGGCTCCGAGGCCAACGACACGGTGGTAAAGTTTCTCTGGTATCGCGCCAACGCGCTGGGCAAGCCGGAGAAGAAAAAGATCATCTCCCGCCTGCGCGGCTATCACGGCGTTACCGTGGCATCCGCCTCGCTAACCGGGCTTCCCTACAACCACCGCAGCTTCGATCTGCCGCTGCCCGGCATCCTCCACACCACCTGTCCTCACTTCTGGAAGGAGGGTCAGGACGGCGAGACCGAAGAGGAGTTTGCCTCCCGCTGCGCCGCCGATCTCGACGCGATGATCCAGGCCGAGGGTCCGGACACGATTGCCGCCTTCATCGGTGAGCCGGTGATGGGCGCGGGCGGTGTTGTGGTACCGCCGAAGGGCTACTGGGAGAAGATCCAGGCGGTGCTGTCCCAGTATGACATTCTGCTGGTGGCGGACGAGGTCATCTGCGGCTTCGGCCGGACCGGCAACCTCTGGGGCAGCCAGACCTTTGATATCAAGCCCGATATCATGGTCAGCTCCAAGCAGATCACCTCTTCGTACTTTCCGCTGTCGGCCGTGCTGCTGAACGAGCGGGCCTATGCCCCCATTCAGGACGAGTCGGGCCGCATCGGCACGCTGGGCCATGGCGTAACGGGCGCGGGCCATCCGGTGGGCGCTGCCGTGGCGCTGGAAAACATCGCCATCATCGAAGAGCGCGGACTGGTCGCCAACGCCGCCAGGCAGGGCGAGCCGCTGCGGGCCGGCCTGAAGAAGCTGGCGGAAGAGTTCGACCTGGTGGGCGAAATGCGCGGCATCGGGCTGATCGCGGCGCTCGAGATGGACCCGGCGAAGGCCAAAGGCGAGCACGCCGTTGGCGCGATGGGCAACGCGATGAACAAGGCCCTGATGCACCATGGCGTGATTGCGCGAAATCTCGGCGACACCATCGCCTTCTGCCCGCCGATGATCATCGACGAGCAGGGCGTGGCCGAAATCCTGACCGGGGTTGAAGCGGCGCTCAAGGACGTGAGCGTCGAGCTGGGGTGA